In Gracilinanus agilis isolate LMUSP501 chromosome 1, AgileGrace, whole genome shotgun sequence, the sequence atgacttgcccagggtcatatagctaggaaatgtctgatgtcaaatttgaacccagatcttcgcgactccagacctgactttatccactgtgatacctagctgACTCCTCACAGGACTAACTCCTATCTTCTCCAGCACCTACTACTTATTACTAATAGTACTTACTTACAATGAGTACTTactctttggattgaaacctgacTATCCTAATTTCTGACCCATatttcttcccatctctccttcCTGCCTCTCAAAAAGGAGTAAGGGTTATGTTTAGGGTCCTAGGCAAAGGTGGGAGCCAAGTCCTACCTAGTGTAGGACAGCAAGAGTTTTCTCACCCACGCAGCTAGGGAAGGGGCTCCCTTTCTAAGTTGCGAGTTTGGGGTATATTTCCCCATTATATGTGATCCTTTGCTGCCCTGGCCCCTGAGGAGGTTCATGAGAAAGGTAGCTTTGGTGAGAGAAGCAATACTCAGTCAGTGGAAAGCCCCTTCACCCCAGCAAGTGTCTAATCCTTGGACTTGCTTTTTATTAGGGCGAGAGTGAGGAACCTTGACTTATCAGGTAATAATCCTGGTCAAAAGAAGCAATTCTGGGGAAAAACCTACACTGTGGCTCCAGGGTTCTCAAGATCCCTTTtaggtagtgatgggcaaactttttaaagagggggccaaaggaaaggaaatgctcatgtcagtctgtttctaaggcaactcttttgaagtttcattgtattgtatcctactcattgtattcatcaaattaggaataatgtcgctaggccagatagaacatttcgggggctgcatctggcccactggttttgcccatcactgcttttaAGAATGAAATCCACAGAAATACATGCCTGCCAAGGACCATTCCAGCCTCAAGGATCCAGAGCAGGCAGCTCCTAGTCTACGTAAGCATACCACTCTCCCAGGCTTCACTAGTAGCTCCTGTGAATTGAGGTCTTCCAAACAatgtttattctttataatttaacACACTCGATTTTGATTTTCCTTagggttctttccattttcattgttgtaGTTAGCCTGTGCATtgtcttcctggctctgcttacttcatcctgcctcagttcatacagatccttctttgtttctctgtaaTCATTACACACATCATTTCTCACAGCCtgttaatatttcattatattcgtGTACCCTAATGACCCTTTCCCCCCAGCCACTGCCACTATCCTGGGTGTTTTTGGGTGTGAGGCCCAACTCTTTTTGCCCCAGCTAAAAGATTCCCAGTTCTGCCTCTGGGGGAAGAAATAAGGCATTTTAGAAGATTTTGCCACCCCAGAATAGAGCATTGTGTATGTCTGTTAAGTactggtgaatgaatgaatgcatactGACTTTACCCAACCCAAATGATCAACCGCTGAAGTACTGaaataagaatgaatgaatgagtaaatgaatgaaaggaCAACCTGAATGGAGGAACTATCAGAGAATAGGAAATGAAGGGAACACCAACGAACGAGAAAGAACTgctcacatttctataatgctttagaTTATACAATATGCTTTCCTCATGATGCCTGGGTGAGAGAAGTAGCATCCAGATTATCCCTgtcttacagatgaagagacaAGGTCAGAATAATGTAGTGAGTTACTTTTGGTTACACAAATAAGATAAGAGCTAAACAGATAAGAGCTCTGGACTTCCAAGCAGAAGAcctaagcatttttttaaactgtaaggATATCCTTTTAATTCTATTGATTGTGACAAAATAACTGCTGGTAACTAGTTGAATGACCTTGGgtaatttactttctttttccaaGCCTGTTTTTGTCCATGTAAAAGGGAGAGGAGGGCAAAAGTTGTCCTAGACAATGTCTAAAATAGGTCcctttggggcaggtaggtggctcagtggactgagaaccaggctcagagatgggaagttcaaatttgacaccgtatacttcctagctgtgtggccctgggcaagtcttaacccccccattgcctagcccttactgctcttctgccttggaaccaatatacagtattgattctaagatggaaggtaagagttttcaaaataaataaataaattccatcCATAGGATTCTATATTATTTAGAGCATAAGCATTACCAGGTCAGTTCCCCAGCCACCAAGGTGGAGGCCAATCAAggatgtctttccagattttctctattctcttagtaaaatttaaaaaaaaaaatatatatatatgtatatatcattagGACTTTTATTCGGTAGCAGTATTTGACATTATATTACAATACCTACCTGGCAAAAgtactgactttttaaaaaattttatttttaattcttattttgaatattttcccgtagttacatgtttcatgttctttccctcttccccaaacccctctaaccctgcttagccgatgcacaattctactgggttttatgtgtattattgattaagacctaattcgatattattgatagttggactagagttattgtttagcatctacatccccaataatatcctcaaaagcccatgtgttcaagcagttgtttttcttcttcgtttctcctcccacaattcttcctctgaatgtggctagttttctttctcataagtctctcagccttgctctggattcttgcattgctgctagtagagaagttcgttATGTTCGATTGAAAAGTACTGACTTTTGGCTTGGGCTAGCATTATTAGAAGGGAGGCTTGtacttggaactgataattattattaatattcttagTCAGtattctaagttagaaggtaaaggtcttcaaaatgttaaaaaaaaaaaacaggaggggGGGGCTTGTATATCACTCCAGAGGCATAACTTTTCATTAATACCTATGTTTTTTAATAACACTGTAATTTCCCCAAatatctttctccttccttctctcagaaAGCCgtcccatataacaaatagtactttttaaaggcaaaaaagggggaaaaatcagcaTAACACCAACACATCAGAAGTCTAGAAATATATTCACGTTACACTTGTGAATCTTCCACATGTGcaaaggggtggggtggggtggaagtgtctactcatttcttttcttccaaacaatgtttattctttataatttaacACACTCGATTTTGATCTTCCTTagggttctttccattttcattgttgtaGTTAGCCTGTGCATtgtcttcctggctctgcttacttcatcttgcctcagttcatacagatccttctttgtttctctgtaatcatcatttctcacagcctgttaatatttcattatattcgtgtgccacaatttgtttaaatcGCTCCCCAAacgatgggcatctactttgtttctagtccTTTGCTCTcactaaaaaaaaagtgtttctatAAGTATTTGGGTGTATTTGCAGGTGTGTTTGATcaagttcttttcccaaactcGTCATTCCTCAAATCCCCGATTTGGGGGCAGGCACTCTTTCAATTCTATCCTGGACTGTGTGAGAGGCAGTCCCTGGGCCAGGCTGACAGAGAGAGAGGACGAAGGTTTCCTATCTGTTCTGGGATCCTTAGCACATAAACGTTGTCAGAAGATGAGGACCcatatttctttccatcttcccttGCTGATTCTCTAAAAGGAGTAAGGGCTGATATTGGTCCTAACTGTCAGGGGCAGACATGGATGCTATGGGATGCAGAAGGAATAGACCTGAGAATCTCAGATTCAGAGTTGCAcgggaccttagaaaccatctagtccaacactcacactttacagatgaggaaactgagggccataGAGGCTTAATGGTCACACAGGGGCTGTGTCCAAGGtagactttgaacccaggtcttggcTATTTCTAGATGGGATGTCAAGGCAGAAGTTCAGGAGTAGTCCTTAGGACCTTGGGCATCCAATAGGAATCAGGATCCTTTTAAGAGGGGAATGAGGACAGGACTTTAGGGTCTATGGGAGTTCAAGGGTATGAGGCCTGGGAAGAATATTGGCCAGATGTTGGACCCTGGGCCCAAAAGGGGTTTAGAAGTTGGATAAAGGGCCTATGATAGTGTGATAGGAGAGGGAAGGAGCTAGTGGGTCAGGGCTGAGGCAGTGGGAGGGAGTCAGAGGTGTCTCCTAATCTGGAACCAGACCCAGAGCCTCCAGCTGGTTGTGTAGATAACAATTCTTTGGGGCTGGGCTCATGAACACTGCCTAACACCTCTAAACCCAGCCAGATGCGGTAGGTTGATTACTCTGCCTAGGTCCCATTCTGAAATCCTCCTCCCTTTTCTGGCTTCCCTTTGGACATGGTCTGGGGCTTCAGTTGTAGTCCTAAAACCTCCTGCCCACCCAGAGATCCCAAAGCACTTTTTCCAGAGTTGGAGGATGGGTATACAGCttttggaggaagaggagagggagctGGAAGTATGTACAATGGGCTGTCTTCCCAGATTGGGGCAAGGATTAGATTCCATTAGCTGGAACTCAAAAGCACATTTTCCTAATACCCAAGAAGAGCAGTAGCTTGAGGGTGACTCTTGGTTCTGGGGCTGCAGGAAGACAATGTATGTTCACAATggttaaaataatgtaaatggaaaaaccaAAAATTAGGCAAAATTAAACTGAATGCTGCATCCTGGAAAAGTGATGAGAAAATATACCTCTGGGtggcggtggggggggggggaccaaaGGTGTGGAAAATTGCATACACACTCATTCCGCTGATATGCTCCATAATTTTGGTACCTTTTTggtttcttcccccccccccccattttctgtGGGTAGGGGCGAGGTTCTGGAATTCTATCCAGAAATAACAATGATGggaaagcaaaataaatgaacaaaaatgaaaactacaGAAAAATCAGCAAACAGTCAGGAAAGTCGATGGCAGAGGGTTATGGACTTTACTTATGAGAttgggaaaggagcagaacagcTTCTCAGCTCCCCCGAGATCTGGGGCAGCCCCCAGCCAGCTCATCTTTCTGGGCAGCAGCTGGGAAGCGGCTGCAGTTTTCCCCACACGCTTCCATTTCCCCCGCCTAACCCCTCCACACCCTCTAAGCGGCAGCGCATCGTCACAGACTCCGACTTTATTCAGATTCCCGGCTCTCAGAGATGGGGGAAGGAGCTGGCGCCATCCAGGGCTTGAGGGTCGCGCTCCTGGAAGGGGCTCTTCTACCAGCTAACGGTACTTGGACGTCAACACCGAGGACACGTAGCTCAGGAACTTGTCCAGAGATGCGTGCACCTCGGGGTTCAAGTTGCCCGGATGGTGCCTAGCCAGGGTCACGAGCAAACAGTGAGACAGGAACTGGGGAGCAAAGAGACAGATCCAGGGTCAGGCCGAGCCCAATCTTTGTGGGAGGCCACTTCGTGGATTCCATTAGCCCTGGATTCGACCCGGACCCCTTTCACTGCACTCAATCTCTCACAGCCTCTCCCACTACGCGGGGGACTCATTCGCAGACGGTTGACCCTAGCTGGCTGCTCTGCGCCGACCAGACTTCTCCCCTACATCCCGCTTGCCCGCCTCACTTCTCCCCATCCCGTGTCTCCACTAACTTTGAAGTTGGTGGGATCCACCTTGAGTCTGTGGGCGTGGAGATCGCTCAGGGACGAGAGGGCCTCGGGCAGGTCATCCAGGCGGCTGACTGCCAAAGTTAGCGCGGCAGCCAACTTCTTGCCATGAGCTTGGACCTGGGGGGAGCCGCTGGAGTGGTCGAAGTgggggaaataggtcttggtcgcagggaaagagaggaaggtcCTGCGAACCGAAAAAGAAGGCGAGGGAGAGGTTCTGTAGGTCCAGAGCCAGGACTGGCGCAAAGAACGGAGGGccggctgggggtggggaggaggagggagtcgTCAGGGAGTCCCAGGAGTCGGAGGCAAATGCCAGGGTAACAGCGGGGTCCTGGGTGAGGAAGGAGGTCCCAAGgctggaggggtgggggagaggggaagtggGCTTCGGGACTGGCTGAGATAGGGGGCCACTCTGGTTTCCAGACTCCAGGAAGTGGCTGATTCACGTGCTGGGTGGGTTCCCTCACCTCACCAGGGCTTCAGTGCCATAGACGTGTGTGTTCTCACCCAgtttttcccagaattctttcacGTTGCACTTGTCTTCAGCAGACAGAGCCATCCTTCTTTGCCAGGCCTGTCTGTTAGGGGTTTGCCAAGGATGGTATGTTCTAGACTTGGCACTGGGGATGTGGAGCTCATTGGCTGGCACAAGGCCCACTATGGGTAGCCATTAGACTAGGTAGTTCGAGGCCAGATCTCCACCACAGAGGGCTCTGCATTCCAACCCAAGCAGCACCAGCTGTGCAAACTGGGCACTAGTGCTGAATGCCCAGCTGTATTGCCTTTCACCCCTTAAACCCGAGTTGTGGAGCTACTTAGGCAGATAgatgataataatatcatttatggtcatctgtgaaaacttggctcctctcagcaatgccgtgatctgggacaatccagAGAGGTTTATggtggggaatgctatccacctccagagaaagaactgctggaatcctctttcatatcagtgtacttatgattttatttgggggtttcagttatgtatgactttgctcttacaaccgtgaccaatatggaagtgtgttttgcatgataataaaaagaaaagaaaatgaataaatagcaattagcatttacagagcactttaagttttgcaaaaaatatcctttataaatgctatctcagttgattctcaaaataattctgggaagtagtttttttttccattttcccatttttatagatgaggaaactgaggcagacatattAAGTGACctacttaaggtcacacagcaaggttatgaagatggatttgaacccatcttcctgactcccaaattcagtgttctatccactgtgaatGGCCGAGCAGAAAGCGTACTTCTCCCTGTTCTAGGATGGACCcatcttgattttctttccttctgcttcTGTTGCTGGACActgatctccttgctgttcctcacacaggaCGGTCTGTCTCCCAACTTTGTGCCTTTCCCATCCCATCCTACTCCCTTTACAAACAGATTATATTCCTATCTTTATCCACTCTAATCCCATCCGAGTGCAATTCAGTTTTCATCCCAAGCCCCATTTTCATCTCTTCCTATTTTACTTCATCCCATTTGTATCCCtatcccttccctatctcttcctaTCCCATTCCCCAGATAATAGGGttaatgggggggagggggagaaggggagaaaagagaaggggggtGATGGAAGAGagcaggggtgggggaaggagggaagagaaaaagggagggagaggggaaggaaaaggagagagaaggaaggagggaggtaagaaagagaaagagggagagaggaggaaaagagggggagaagagagaggaagggatggaagagagagagggagggagggaagagagaaggagggaagagagggagggggaaaagaagaaagagggaggtaaagagagagagagaaagagagagagagagagagagagagagagagagagagagaggtaaggacagagagagaaaggagaactgATGATGCTATACTGCACTACAAAATCAGGTAGGAGACACCAGGCCTTCCTCAGATGTCTAAGGTTTCCCTTCTCACTTAATCCCTGACTCAAGTGCTCTCTGCCTCTTTGCATCTCAGTTTATGCTGAAACAGC encodes:
- the LOC123230951 gene encoding hemoglobin subunit alpha-like, yielding MALSAEDKCNVKEFWEKLGENTHVYGTEALVRTFLSFPATKTYFPHFDHSSGSPQVQAHGKKLAAALTLAVSRLDDLPEALSSLSDLHAHRLKVDPTNFKFLSHCLLVTLARHHPGNLNPEVHASLDKFLSYVSSVLTSKYR